Proteins co-encoded in one Roseiconus lacunae genomic window:
- the clpP gene encoding ATP-dependent Clp endopeptidase proteolytic subunit ClpP — protein MPLIPYVVEKSGREERTYDIYSRLLKDRIIFLGQQVDDQIANSLVAQMLFLMSDDPKADINLYINSPGGSITAGMAIYDTMQFVSCDVATYCIGQAASMGAVLLTAGAAGKRYALPNARIMIHQPLAGMQGTAREVEIHVEELRRIKKRMNEIMIDHTGHSLEKIEEDTDRDRFMSAEEAKEYNLIDKVVTKSNEA, from the coding sequence ATGCCTTTGATCCCCTACGTTGTCGAAAAAAGCGGTCGCGAAGAACGCACCTACGACATCTACAGTCGTTTGCTCAAAGACCGCATCATTTTTCTTGGGCAGCAAGTCGACGATCAAATCGCCAACTCGCTGGTCGCGCAAATGTTGTTTTTGATGAGCGATGATCCGAAAGCGGATATCAATCTTTACATCAACAGCCCGGGCGGAAGTATCACCGCAGGCATGGCGATTTACGACACGATGCAGTTTGTTTCCTGTGATGTCGCCACCTACTGCATCGGACAAGCCGCTTCGATGGGCGCGGTATTACTGACCGCCGGAGCCGCCGGAAAACGCTATGCACTGCCGAACGCCCGCATCATGATCCACCAACCGCTTGCCGGCATGCAGGGCACCGCGCGTGAAGTTGAGATTCACGTCGAAGAACTGCGCCGGATTAAGAAACGGATGAACGAGATCATGATCGATCATACCGGTCACTCACTCGAAAAAATCGAAGAGGACACCGATCGCGATCGCTTCATGAGTGCGGAGGAAGCGAAGGAATACAATTTGATCGACAAGGTCGTCACAAAGTCAAACGAAGCGTAA